A part of Desulfomicrobium apsheronum genomic DNA contains:
- a CDS encoding EF-Tu/IF-2/RF-3 family GTPase: protein DMEVRELLSKYEFPGDDVPVIRGSALKALESDSADTDEAKCILELLDACDAYIPDPIRETEKPFLMPIEDVFSISGRGTVVTGRVERGIVRVGEEVEIVGITDTRKTTCTGVEMFRKLLDEGQAGDNIGALLRGIKRDDVERGQVLAKPGSITPHTKFSAEVYVLSKEEGGRHTPFFSGYRPQFYFRTTDITGVVTLDEGVEMIMPGDNTTFHVHLINPIAMEKGLRFAIREGGRTVGAGVVSEIVE, encoded by the coding sequence GACATGGAAGTTCGTGAGCTCCTGTCCAAGTACGAGTTCCCCGGCGATGACGTTCCGGTCATCCGCGGTTCCGCACTGAAGGCACTGGAGAGCGACAGCGCCGACACCGATGAGGCCAAGTGCATCCTCGAACTGCTCGACGCTTGCGACGCTTACATTCCCGATCCGATCCGCGAGACCGAGAAGCCCTTCCTGATGCCCATTGAAGACGTGTTCTCCATTTCCGGTCGTGGCACGGTCGTCACCGGTCGTGTTGAGCGCGGCATCGTCCGCGTTGGCGAGGAAGTCGAGATCGTCGGTATCACCGACACCCGCAAGACGACTTGCACCGGTGTGGAAATGTTCCGCAAGCTTCTTGACGAAGGCCAGGCCGGCGACAACATCGGCGCCCTGCTTCGCGGTATCAAGCGTGACGACGTCGAGCGTGGCCAGGTTCTGGCCAAGCCGGGCAGCATCACCCCGCACACGAAGTTCTCTGCCGAAGTATATGTCCTGAGCAAGGAAGAAGGCGGCCGTCACACACCTTTCTTCTCCGGCTATCGTCCTCAGTTCTATTTCCGTACGACAGACATCACCGGTGTGGTGACTCTGGACGAAGGTGTAGAAATGATCATGCCTGGTGACAACACGACTTTCCATGTGCATCTGATCAACCCGATCGCCATGGAAAAGGGTCTTCGCTTCGCTATCCGCGAAGGTGGACGTACCGTTGGCGCTGGTGTTGTTTCCGAAATCGTGGAGTAA
- the rpsJ gene encoding 30S ribosomal protein S10: protein MNSDKIRIKLRAYDYRILDKAVAEIVDSARNTGASIAGPIPLPTRIHKQTVQKSVHVDKKSREQFEMRVHKRLLDILEPTQQTVDALGKLNLPAGVDVEIKL from the coding sequence ATGAACAGTGACAAAATTCGTATAAAATTGAGAGCGTACGACTACCGCATTCTGGATAAGGCTGTAGCCGAGATTGTCGATTCCGCACGTAATACCGGCGCATCCATCGCCGGCCCCATTCCGTTGCCGACCCGTATTCACAAGCAGACGGTTCAGAAGTCTGTGCATGTGGACAAGAAATCTCGGGAACAGTTTGAAATGCGTGTACACAAACGCCTTTTGGACATTCTTGAACCCACCCAACAGACGGTTGATGCTCTGGGTAAGCTGAATCTTCCCGCTGGCGTTGATGTAGAAATCAAGCTGTAG
- the rplC gene encoding 50S ribosomal protein L3 yields the protein MKKTLGIVGRKIGMTRIYGADGNVIPVTVIQAGPCPVIEKKVSEKDGYTALQVGFEEVAAHRLTKPEQGHQQKANCGFYKMLKEIRLGSVDEYEIGQKLTVEMFTPGEKIRVTGTSKGRGFAGVIRRWNFGGAPASHGHEQVHRKPGSIGQCAWPSKVFKGKKMPGQLGNKTATMLNLEIVDVRPEDNVVLVRGQVPGPKQGIVVLSKMK from the coding sequence ATGAAAAAGACTTTGGGAATCGTTGGGCGCAAAATCGGTATGACCAGAATCTATGGTGCTGACGGAAACGTCATCCCCGTAACGGTCATTCAGGCCGGTCCTTGCCCAGTTATTGAAAAAAAGGTCAGCGAAAAAGACGGTTACACCGCTTTACAGGTTGGGTTTGAAGAAGTGGCAGCACATCGACTGACCAAACCCGAGCAGGGCCATCAGCAAAAGGCAAATTGTGGCTTTTACAAAATGCTGAAGGAAATCCGTCTTGGCAGCGTAGATGAATATGAAATCGGTCAGAAACTGACTGTTGAAATGTTCACTCCCGGCGAAAAAATTCGCGTTACCGGTACCTCCAAGGGCCGCGGGTTCGCAGGCGTCATCCGTCGTTGGAATTTCGGCGGCGCTCCTGCATCACACGGACACGAACAGGTCCACAGAAAGCCCGGCTCGATCGGCCAGTGCGCATGGCCGAGCAAGGTTTTCAAGGGAAAGAAAATGCCGGGTCAGCTTGGAAACAAGACCGCCACGATGCTCAATCTTGAGATTGTGGACGTCCGCCCGGAAGACAATGTCGTGCTTGTACGCGGCCAAGTTCCAGGACCCAAGCAGGGGATCGTCGTCCTCAGCAAGATGAAGTAA
- the rplD gene encoding 50S ribosomal protein L4, with amino-acid sequence MANAKVYDQNRMEVGEISLADDIFQVEVRPEVLHLAVKSHLAKLRSGTVGVKTRGLVRGGGKKPWRQKGTGRARAGSSRSPLWRSGAVIHGPQARDYSFKINKQIRKLALKMAISSRFTSENMLVVNKLQFDEIKTKNFVACKDTLGLKKALIVVAEKDTNLALSARNVPGILVLDPQSINVYEILKYPQMVLDQGAVLALQERLK; translated from the coding sequence ATGGCAAACGCGAAAGTATACGATCAAAACAGGATGGAAGTCGGCGAGATTTCCCTGGCTGATGACATCTTCCAGGTTGAAGTAAGACCCGAAGTGCTTCACCTGGCTGTGAAATCTCATTTGGCGAAGCTTCGCTCCGGAACCGTAGGTGTCAAAACCCGCGGTCTCGTCAGGGGCGGCGGCAAGAAGCCGTGGCGCCAGAAGGGCACTGGTCGGGCTCGTGCCGGATCCAGCCGTTCCCCTCTTTGGAGAAGCGGCGCGGTGATCCACGGACCTCAGGCCCGTGACTACAGTTTCAAGATCAACAAGCAGATCCGCAAGCTTGCTCTGAAGATGGCCATCTCCTCGCGGTTTACCTCCGAGAACATGCTTGTCGTCAACAAGCTCCAGTTCGATGAGATCAAAACCAAGAACTTCGTGGCCTGCAAGGATACCCTCGGGTTGAAAAAAGCCTTGATTGTTGTTGCTGAAAAAGATACCAACCTTGCTCTTTCGGCCAGGAACGTTCCTGGTATTCTCGTGTTGGATCCGCAGTCGATCAATGTTTACGAAATCCTCAAGTATCCCCAGATGGTCCTGGACCAGGGTGCTGTTTTGGCCCTGCAGGAGAGGTTGAAATAA
- the rplW gene encoding 50S ribosomal protein L23 translates to MESTQVLLRPLISEKSTGLKELGNQVAFFVHSAANKIDVQRAVENVFNVKVTAVNIVNYRPRTRKKFGRVVGKISGYKKAYVSLAAGEKIDFFEGV, encoded by the coding sequence ATGGAAAGCACGCAAGTATTACTCAGGCCGTTGATTTCTGAAAAATCCACAGGCCTTAAGGAACTTGGGAATCAAGTTGCTTTTTTTGTTCATTCTGCAGCGAACAAAATCGACGTGCAGCGTGCAGTTGAGAACGTGTTCAACGTTAAAGTCACCGCTGTGAACATTGTCAATTACCGTCCGCGCACGAGAAAGAAGTTCGGTCGCGTGGTAGGCAAGATCAGCGGATACAAGAAAGCGTACGTATCTCTTGCCGCCGGCGAAAAGATTGATTTCTTTGAAGGGGTGTAA
- the rplB gene encoding 50S ribosomal protein L2 has protein sequence MAIRKLKPTSAGRRSQTVLTFDEITCTTPEKSLTKGLNKKSGRNNNGRVTMRRRGGGNKSLYRLIDFKRNKIDVPAKVATIEYDPNRSARIALLHYADGDKRYIICPLGLNVGDQILAGDKADIKPGNALALARIPLGTLVHNIELYPGRGGQLARSAGAYAQVIAKEDKYALLRLPSGEVRKVLAVNIATVGQVGNIEHENVSIGKAGRNRWLGKRPKVRGVAMNPVDHPLGGGEGRSSGGRHPVTPWGKPTKGYKTRSPKKPSSKLIVKRRGSK, from the coding sequence ATGGCAATTCGAAAGCTTAAACCCACATCTGCCGGACGCAGGTCGCAAACTGTTCTCACGTTTGATGAGATCACTTGCACAACCCCTGAGAAGTCCCTGACCAAGGGTTTGAATAAAAAAAGCGGTCGTAATAATAACGGCCGTGTAACCATGCGCCGCCGTGGTGGTGGAAACAAGTCTTTGTATCGCCTGATTGATTTTAAGCGTAACAAAATCGATGTCCCGGCCAAGGTAGCCACTATCGAGTACGACCCGAACAGAAGTGCGCGAATCGCCCTGCTGCATTACGCTGACGGCGATAAACGTTACATAATCTGTCCGCTTGGACTTAATGTAGGCGATCAGATCCTTGCCGGCGACAAGGCCGATATCAAGCCCGGCAATGCCTTGGCACTGGCCCGCATTCCCCTTGGTACCCTGGTGCATAACATCGAGCTGTACCCCGGACGTGGCGGCCAGTTGGCCCGCTCTGCCGGAGCATACGCGCAGGTTATCGCCAAGGAAGACAAGTACGCTTTGCTCAGATTGCCCTCGGGCGAAGTTCGCAAGGTGTTGGCCGTCAACATCGCAACTGTCGGTCAGGTTGGCAATATCGAGCATGAGAATGTCTCCATCGGTAAAGCCGGACGTAATCGTTGGCTGGGCAAGCGCCCCAAGGTTCGTGGCGTAGCGATGAACCCCGTCGATCACCCGTTGGGTGGTGGCGAGGGCAGAAGTTCTGGCGGACGTCATCCCGTTACCCCGTGGGGTAAGCCCACCAAGGGATACAAGACCCGTTCACCGAAGAAGCCTTCGTCCAAGTTAATCGTAAAACGCCGTGGAAGTAAGTAG
- the rpsS gene encoding 30S ribosomal protein S19, whose amino-acid sequence MPRSLKKGPFVDGHLLNKVEKSHADRSRQVIKTWSRRSTILPEMVGLTFAVHNGKKFIPVFVSENMVGHKLGEFAPTRTYFGHAADKKKK is encoded by the coding sequence ATGCCTAGGTCTCTGAAAAAAGGCCCTTTCGTGGATGGCCATCTGCTTAACAAGGTGGAAAAATCCCACGCTGATAGAAGCCGTCAGGTGATCAAGACTTGGTCTCGCCGGTCTACGATTTTACCAGAGATGGTCGGACTTACCTTTGCAGTTCATAATGGAAAGAAATTTATCCCGGTGTTTGTCTCTGAGAATATGGTCGGACACAAACTTGGTGAATTTGCACCCACCAGGACTTATTTTGGCCACGCTGCTGATAAGAAGAAGAAATAG
- the rplV gene encoding 50S ribosomal protein L22, with protein METRSVAKFIRVSPQKARLVARNVTGKHVEDALNVLKFTPKKAARLIEKVLTTAIANAEHNSKLNVDNLYVKEVRIDGGPSWKRIQSRAMGRAYRIIKRSSHITVVVDEL; from the coding sequence ATGGAAACAAGATCAGTTGCCAAGTTTATACGCGTTTCCCCGCAGAAAGCCAGGTTGGTCGCACGTAACGTGACCGGTAAACACGTGGAAGATGCGTTGAATGTCCTGAAATTCACCCCCAAGAAAGCTGCCCGTCTGATTGAGAAGGTTCTGACGACTGCAATTGCCAACGCTGAACACAATTCCAAACTCAACGTCGACAACCTCTATGTGAAGGAAGTTCGCATAGATGGCGGCCCGAGCTGGAAGCGGATTCAATCGAGAGCAATGGGCCGGGCTTACAGAATTATCAAGCGCAGCAGCCACATTACTGTGGTTGTCGATGAACTCTAG
- the rpsC gene encoding 30S ribosomal protein S3 — translation MGHKVHPYGFRLGYNKNWKSRWFSDKKYAEYVFEDSKLRKYVKEKLFHAGISKIEIERAADKVRLILFTARPGIVIGRKGVEIEKLRAELKGKFAREFVIEVNEIRRPETDAQLVAESIAQQLERRVAFRRAIKKTLGMAQKFGALGIKVQCGGRLGGAEIARTEWAREGRVPLHTLRADIDYGVALAKTTYGIIGVKVWVFKGEILSEVDS, via the coding sequence TTGGGTCATAAAGTTCATCCTTACGGATTCCGTTTGGGATACAATAAAAACTGGAAGTCCCGTTGGTTCAGCGACAAGAAATATGCTGAGTATGTTTTCGAAGACAGTAAGCTTCGGAAGTATGTGAAGGAAAAGCTGTTTCATGCCGGTATTTCCAAGATTGAAATCGAGAGAGCTGCCGACAAGGTTCGTCTGATACTTTTCACTGCACGCCCCGGTATTGTTATCGGACGAAAGGGCGTTGAAATTGAAAAGTTGCGGGCTGAACTCAAGGGCAAGTTCGCTCGTGAGTTTGTGATAGAGGTCAACGAAATCCGCCGCCCGGAAACAGATGCACAGCTCGTTGCGGAATCCATTGCGCAGCAGCTCGAGCGTCGGGTAGCTTTTCGTCGTGCCATCAAGAAGACACTGGGCATGGCCCAGAAGTTCGGAGCGCTCGGGATCAAGGTCCAGTGTGGCGGCCGTCTTGGTGGAGCGGAAATCGCTCGTACGGAATGGGCGAGAGAGGGTCGTGTGCCTTTGCATACCTTGCGTGCCGACATCGACTACGGTGTTGCACTTGCCAAGACCACTTACGGGATCATTGGCGTAAAGGTATGGGTGTTCAAGGGTGAGATCCTGAGCGAGGTAGATAGCTGA
- the rplP gene encoding 50S ribosomal protein L16: protein MLSPKKVKFRKQQKGRIRGLAGRATTVAFGEIGLKAMECGKLTSQQIEAARIAMMRHIKRGGKVFIRIFPDKTITAKPLEVRQGKGKGSPVGWCAPVQRGRILYEIKGVDVELAKEALQRAAYKLPIKTTIVEKE, encoded by the coding sequence ATGCTGAGTCCTAAAAAGGTCAAATTTCGGAAGCAGCAGAAGGGTCGTATTCGCGGTCTTGCAGGTCGCGCGACCACGGTTGCTTTTGGTGAAATCGGTTTGAAGGCTATGGAATGCGGAAAACTCACGAGTCAGCAAATTGAAGCCGCCCGTATCGCGATGATGCGACACATTAAAAGAGGCGGTAAGGTTTTCATTCGTATTTTTCCCGACAAGACGATCACGGCCAAACCCTTGGAAGTTCGTCAGGGTAAAGGTAAGGGCTCGCCAGTCGGTTGGTGCGCACCAGTTCAGAGAGGCCGCATCCTTTATGAAATCAAGGGTGTCGACGTTGAACTGGCTAAAGAAGCATTGCAGAGAGCTGCCTACAAGCTGCCTATAAAGACTACCATAGTCGAAAAGGAGTAA
- the rpmC gene encoding 50S ribosomal protein L29, whose amino-acid sequence MNAQQLRELGPEKLQVKLGEFRKELMNLRFQHATAQLENSQRIPLVKKSIARILTILKAKDMETGDE is encoded by the coding sequence ATGAATGCTCAACAATTACGGGAATTGGGTCCTGAGAAGCTCCAGGTTAAACTTGGTGAATTTCGTAAGGAATTGATGAATCTTCGTTTTCAGCATGCAACCGCGCAGCTTGAAAATAGTCAGAGAATACCGCTTGTTAAGAAATCCATAGCTCGGATTTTGACGATTTTGAAAGCGAAGGACATGGAGACAGGTGATGAGTAA
- the rpsQ gene encoding 30S ribosomal protein S17, whose product MSNSGKTSNKRTLVGFVVSDKNDKTIVVRVETLVKHPVLKKYIRRRKKFMAHDPNNECHIGDKVQIVESRPLSARKNWHLMKIIERAL is encoded by the coding sequence ATGAGTAACAGCGGAAAGACATCAAACAAGAGAACTCTTGTTGGCTTCGTAGTGAGCGATAAGAACGACAAGACCATTGTCGTACGTGTCGAAACACTGGTCAAACATCCTGTTCTTAAAAAATATATCCGCCGCAGAAAGAAATTCATGGCTCATGACCCCAACAATGAATGTCACATTGGGGATAAAGTTCAGATCGTCGAGTCCCGTCCTTTGAGTGCGCGGAAGAATTGGCATCTGATGAAAATCATTGAAAGAGCTTTGTAG
- the rplN gene encoding 50S ribosomal protein L14 — protein sequence MIQMQTTLDVADNSGAKKVACIKVLGGSKRRYARVGDIIMVSVKEAIPHGKVKKGDVLQAVVVRTTKEIGRPDGTFIRFDNNSAVMLNKNLEPMGTRIFGPVARELRAKNFMKIVSLAPEVL from the coding sequence ATGATTCAAATGCAGACGACTTTGGATGTCGCAGACAATTCCGGAGCCAAGAAGGTTGCCTGCATCAAGGTGCTAGGCGGAAGCAAGAGGCGTTACGCTCGCGTTGGTGACATCATTATGGTGTCCGTCAAAGAAGCGATTCCTCATGGAAAAGTCAAAAAGGGCGATGTTCTCCAGGCAGTAGTTGTAAGAACAACAAAAGAGATCGGCCGACCCGATGGTACTTTTATCCGTTTCGACAATAATTCAGCAGTTATGCTGAATAAGAACCTTGAGCCGATGGGCACTCGTATTTTTGGGCCTGTTGCACGTGAATTGCGGGCAAAGAACTTTATGAAGATTGTATCTTTAGCCCCAGAGGTGTTGTAA
- the rplX gene encoding 50S ribosomal protein L24: protein MSTHVWKIHKDDNVMILVGKDKGKIGKVVKILRSKKQVIVEKANMVKKHTKPNPYNNQPGGIVEKEMPVDVSNVQLVCNACSKPTRVGYKFTDDNKKVRYCKKCNETIS from the coding sequence ATGTCTACTCATGTCTGGAAAATTCACAAAGATGACAATGTGATGATTCTTGTCGGAAAAGACAAAGGTAAGATCGGCAAGGTTGTCAAAATTCTTCGCAGCAAAAAGCAGGTTATTGTCGAGAAGGCTAATATGGTGAAAAAACACACCAAGCCCAATCCTTATAACAACCAGCCTGGCGGAATAGTTGAGAAGGAAATGCCTGTGGACGTTTCTAACGTTCAGTTGGTGTGCAACGCTTGCTCAAAGCCGACAAGAGTTGGGTATAAGTTTACTGACGATAACAAGAAAGTTCGTTATTGCAAAAAATGCAATGAAACGATCAGTTAA
- the rplE gene encoding 50S ribosomal protein L5: protein MSSLIKIYKDKVAPELSKEFNYTSVMQIPSIKCVSLNMGLGEGSQNNKIIQDSVRDLSLIAGQRAVVTRAKKSIAAFKLREGMPVGCRVSLRGDRMWAFLEKLLTIALPRVRDFRGVPDRGFDGRGNYTLGIKEHTIFPEIEIDRIEKAVGMNISVITTAQTDKEGKMLLKLLGMPFKK, encoded by the coding sequence ATGAGTAGTCTCATAAAGATCTACAAAGATAAAGTCGCTCCTGAACTCTCGAAGGAATTCAACTACACGTCAGTGATGCAGATTCCTTCGATTAAATGTGTCTCATTGAACATGGGACTGGGTGAAGGTAGCCAGAATAACAAAATCATACAGGATTCTGTACGCGATTTGTCTCTGATTGCTGGTCAGCGGGCCGTTGTAACACGGGCAAAGAAATCCATCGCTGCGTTCAAGCTGCGTGAGGGAATGCCTGTAGGCTGCCGGGTATCGCTTCGAGGAGACAGAATGTGGGCTTTTCTGGAGAAGCTGTTGACCATTGCGCTTCCCAGAGTCCGCGACTTCCGGGGTGTACCGGACAGAGGTTTTGATGGCCGCGGAAATTATACCCTTGGCATTAAGGAACATACTATCTTTCCCGAAATCGAGATCGATAGGATCGAAAAAGCAGTGGGTATGAATATTTCTGTTATAACTACTGCCCAGACTGACAAAGAAGGCAAGATGCTTTTGAAGCTTCTTGGAATGCCCTTCAAGAAGTAA
- a CDS encoding type Z 30S ribosomal protein S14: MTRTSLMVKAQRKPKFSTRQYNRCPICGRPRAFMRKFGICRICFRNMALAGELPGVRKSSW; this comes from the coding sequence TTGACTCGTACATCTTTGATGGTCAAGGCTCAGCGGAAGCCCAAATTTTCCACACGCCAGTATAACAGATGTCCCATTTGCGGTCGGCCCAGAGCCTTCATGCGCAAGTTCGGCATTTGCAGAATCTGCTTCAGGAATATGGCCCTTGCCGGTGAACTGCCTGGCGTAAGAAAATCTAGCTGGTAA
- the rpsH gene encoding 30S ribosomal protein S8, translating to MSVIDPIADLLTRIRNAYKAMHSTVSITPSRTREALLKILNEEGYINGYALENDALLVNLKYHENKAVVAGLKRISKPGRRIYVGAKSIPSVQNGLGICILSTSKGVLEGKQAAEIGVGGELLCEIW from the coding sequence ATGTCTGTCATAGATCCTATTGCAGATTTATTGACTCGAATTCGTAATGCATACAAAGCGATGCATTCAACTGTTTCTATTACTCCCAGCCGCACCCGCGAGGCGCTGCTCAAAATATTGAACGAAGAGGGCTATATCAATGGATACGCCCTTGAGAATGATGCCTTACTGGTTAATTTGAAATACCATGAAAATAAGGCTGTCGTTGCCGGCTTGAAGAGAATCAGCAAGCCAGGTCGTCGTATTTATGTGGGTGCAAAGAGCATTCCTTCTGTGCAAAATGGTCTTGGAATTTGCATTTTGTCCACATCCAAGGGTGTGCTCGAGGGAAAACAGGCTGCCGAAATCGGCGTTGGCGGCGAACTTCTTTGTGAGATTTGGTAG
- the rplF gene encoding 50S ribosomal protein L6 has protein sequence MSRVGKMPISIPGGVDLKIAESGIEVKGPKGVLTLANHPAIAVSVDNNTVSVNPVDDSRIARQQHGLRRTLLANAVTGVTSGFEKTLEVIGVGYKVNVQGNTVVLNVGFSHPVNFALPAGIQAKAEGNKLTISGCDKQAVGEVAAQIRRVRPPEPYKGKGIKYTDETIRRKAGKSGGKK, from the coding sequence ATGTCTCGAGTAGGAAAAATGCCGATCAGCATCCCTGGTGGTGTTGATCTTAAAATCGCGGAAAGCGGGATTGAAGTGAAAGGACCCAAGGGGGTTCTTACTCTTGCTAATCATCCTGCCATCGCAGTCAGTGTCGACAATAATACGGTTTCCGTTAATCCTGTTGACGACAGCCGGATCGCCCGCCAGCAGCATGGCTTGCGGAGAACACTGCTTGCTAATGCCGTGACCGGCGTCACCAGCGGATTCGAGAAGACTCTCGAAGTCATTGGCGTTGGTTACAAGGTCAACGTTCAGGGCAATACCGTAGTGCTGAATGTCGGTTTTTCTCATCCGGTCAACTTTGCGTTGCCCGCCGGAATTCAGGCCAAGGCCGAAGGCAACAAGCTTACCATCTCCGGATGCGACAAGCAGGCTGTTGGCGAAGTTGCGGCTCAGATTCGCCGGGTTCGTCCGCCTGAGCCTTATAAGGGCAAGGGTATCAAATATACTGATGAGACTATCCGTCGCAAGGCCGGCAAATCCGGCGGCAAGAAATAG
- the rplR gene encoding 50S ribosomal protein L18, translating into MKLSRDEARKKRKMRIRKKINGTPERPRLVVFRSSKHIYAQIIDDLAGATLASASTLCLEGDNIRLTVENAKLVGKKVAEEAIKKSITSVVFDRNGFVYHGRIKAVADGAREGGLNF; encoded by the coding sequence ATGAAATTATCAAGAGATGAAGCCCGTAAAAAACGCAAGATGCGGATTCGTAAAAAGATCAACGGTACGCCTGAAAGGCCAAGACTGGTTGTTTTTCGCTCCAGCAAGCATATTTACGCGCAGATAATTGACGACTTGGCTGGCGCAACATTGGCATCCGCTTCAACACTGTGCCTCGAAGGCGACAATATTCGTCTGACTGTCGAGAATGCCAAGTTGGTAGGAAAGAAGGTTGCCGAAGAAGCGATCAAGAAGAGCATCACTTCCGTGGTCTTTGATCGCAACGGCTTCGTATACCATGGCCGGATTAAAGCCGTTGCCGATGGAGCCCGAGAAGGCGGCTTAAATTTTTAA
- the rpsE gene encoding 30S ribosomal protein S5 — translation MQQNEFELIEKIVYLNRVAKVVKGGRRFSFSALVVVGDGKGTVGFGLGKANQVPDAIKKATDRARKDMQKVELLDGTIPYEVLGNFGAGHVMLKPASAGTGIIAGGPVRAVMEAAGVHDILTKAIGTNNPHNVLRATFAGLRSLRSAELVGRMRGKTLTIKRK, via the coding sequence ATGCAACAAAACGAATTTGAACTCATTGAGAAAATTGTCTATCTCAATCGCGTCGCCAAAGTTGTCAAGGGTGGCCGTCGATTCAGCTTCAGCGCATTAGTCGTTGTCGGTGACGGAAAGGGAACGGTTGGATTTGGCCTTGGTAAGGCCAACCAGGTTCCCGATGCCATCAAGAAGGCCACCGACAGGGCTCGCAAGGATATGCAGAAGGTTGAACTTCTCGATGGTACCATCCCTTACGAAGTATTGGGGAATTTTGGCGCAGGTCACGTAATGCTCAAACCTGCTTCGGCAGGTACCGGGATCATTGCCGGCGGCCCCGTCCGTGCCGTCATGGAAGCCGCTGGCGTTCATGACATTCTGACCAAGGCCATTGGCACGAACAATCCTCATAATGTGCTTCGCGCTACATTTGCCGGACTTCGTTCCCTTCGCAGCGCCGAACTCGTCGGACGGATGAGAGGCAAGACTCTCACCATCAAGAGAAAATAG
- the rpmD gene encoding 50S ribosomal protein L30: MIKIKLTKSLITQSPVQKRTVKALGFTKLNQVRTLPDNDCVRGMINKVKHLVEVIQ; encoded by the coding sequence ATGATTAAGATCAAACTGACTAAGAGCCTTATCACCCAGAGCCCCGTGCAGAAAAGAACTGTTAAGGCTCTTGGTTTTACCAAGCTCAACCAGGTCCGCACTCTTCCCGACAATGACTGTGTTCGAGGGATGATCAATAAAGTCAAGCATCTTGTAGAGGTTATTCAATAA
- the rplO gene encoding 50S ribosomal protein L15 — MNLHELYPYPEERAKVKRLGRGTASGQGGTSGKGHKGQNARSGGGVPAWFEGGQMRLYRRLPKRGFKNPFRVTYQTLNLSTIYSAFADKAEVLIEDLYLSGLVDRDQPIKILGDGEAVKALKITAHKFSKQAVEKITAAGGEAISIEG; from the coding sequence ATGAACCTGCATGAATTGTATCCATATCCCGAGGAACGCGCCAAAGTGAAAAGACTGGGTCGCGGCACTGCTTCGGGCCAGGGCGGAACTTCAGGCAAAGGTCACAAGGGTCAGAATGCTCGTAGTGGTGGCGGAGTACCTGCATGGTTTGAAGGCGGCCAGATGCGTCTTTACCGCAGACTCCCCAAACGCGGCTTCAAGAATCCCTTTCGTGTCACCTACCAGACTCTCAATCTGTCGACCATTTATTCCGCCTTTGCAGACAAGGCCGAAGTGCTGATCGAAGATTTGTATCTGTCCGGTCTTGTTGATCGCGATCAGCCGATCAAGATTCTTGGCGACGGTGAAGCTGTCAAGGCGCTCAAGATCACTGCTCACAAGTTCAGCAAGCAGGCTGTGGAAAAAATCACTGCAGCGGGTGGCGAAGCCATTTCGATCGAAGGATAG